Proteins encoded together in one Lachnospiraceae bacterium JLR.KK008 window:
- a CDS encoding triose-phosphate isomerase, with product MSKVTVPFLFVNPKSYLWGKESLELALAVDKICEETGVMIFFTCPYADLRLIAEHTKHVIVTAQNMDSLKPGRGMGAVLPESLAEAGAKAVVLNHAENQKTLAELYACINRAKELGMITVVCADSTTESKAVAQLGADVILSEPTALIGTGTTADVSYTIDCCREIKAVDPDVKVMIASGITTGEDCYKVVVNGADGSGSTSGIVNAPSRAGRVEEMVKAILKAMEDRAK from the coding sequence ATGAGTAAAGTAACGGTTCCGTTTTTATTTGTGAATCCAAAATCATATCTGTGGGGAAAAGAAAGTCTGGAATTGGCTCTGGCGGTGGATAAGATCTGTGAAGAGACCGGTGTGATGATATTTTTCACCTGTCCTTATGCGGACCTGCGTCTGATTGCAGAACATACAAAGCATGTGATCGTCACTGCACAAAATATGGATTCTTTGAAACCAGGAAGAGGTATGGGGGCTGTACTGCCGGAGTCTTTGGCCGAGGCGGGCGCAAAGGCTGTCGTACTCAACCATGCAGAGAATCAGAAGACATTGGCAGAGCTTTATGCCTGCATTAACAGAGCAAAAGAGCTGGGGATGATCACAGTCGTCTGTGCGGATTCCACGACGGAATCAAAAGCAGTTGCGCAGCTCGGGGCAGATGTCATCCTGTCGGAGCCGACGGCGCTGATCGGAACCGGGACAACGGCAGATGTCAGCTATACGATCGACTGCTGCAGAGAGATCAAGGCCGTTGATCCGGATGTGAAAGTAATGATTGCATCGGGCATTACGACAGGTGAGGACTGCTATAAAGTAGTGGTCAATGGAGCGGACGGCTCCGGCTCTACGTCAGGTATTGTCAATGCGCCGTCCCGGGCAGGGAGAGTCGAGGAGATGGTGAAGGCGATATTAAAAGCGATGGAAGACCGCGCAAAGTAA
- a CDS encoding transcriptional regulator yields the protein MEFIRKIIGDNIPIWDQCMDTPFVQDMKSGRLSLENFKEYMIQDSIYLKHYARIYGKAIYHAVTLREIRIYHFMMDFVTEQESTVRLHYLEQFGITDDEIELITPLPENRNYLDFMYTVAERGDGCEILMAVLPCMLSYSYLFRRLSAKPESWKSKYRDFIDDYADDRYAENCRQWCIFAQQKCGALSGTEQEKLGHIFKRASLLELDFWNMVYRKHTGKRKEKTES from the coding sequence ATGGAATTTATAAGAAAAATCATAGGCGACAATATTCCGATATGGGATCAGTGTATGGATACGCCATTTGTGCAGGATATGAAAAGCGGAAGGCTGTCTCTTGAAAACTTTAAAGAATATATGATACAGGACAGCATCTATTTAAAACACTATGCCCGTATCTATGGAAAGGCAATCTACCATGCGGTTACATTAAGAGAGATTCGAATTTATCATTTCATGATGGACTTTGTGACAGAGCAGGAATCGACGGTGCGTCTGCATTACCTGGAGCAGTTTGGTATCACAGATGACGAGATAGAACTGATCACCCCGTTGCCGGAAAACAGAAATTATCTTGATTTTATGTACACAGTTGCAGAGCGGGGTGATGGATGCGAAATACTGATGGCGGTACTGCCCTGTATGTTAAGCTACAGCTATCTGTTCCGCAGACTCTCGGCCAAACCGGAGAGCTGGAAGTCAAAGTACCGGGACTTTATAGATGACTATGCGGATGACAGGTATGCTGAAAATTGCAGACAGTGGTGTATATTCGCGCAGCAGAAATGCGGAGCGCTTTCAGGGACAGAACAGGAAAAATTAGGACATATATTCAAAAGAGCCAGTCTCCTCGAACTGGATTTCTGGAATATGGTTTACCGAAAGCATACGGGAAAGAGAAAGGAGAAAACAGAATCATGA
- the thiD gene encoding bifunctional hydroxymethylpyrimidine kinase/phosphomethylpyrimidine kinase, translating to MKKVLSIAGSDCSGGAGIQADLKTFSAQGVFGMSVIASVVAENTSRVLDIQNVTPDMVGRQMDAVFEDIEVDAVKIGMLSASENMNEVAKKLREYNPPHVVIDPVMYAKNGCPLMAPASIRTLIERIIPLAEVLTPNIPEAEKITGTKIESLADMEHAAKQICTMGCKAVVVKGGHAQHSAVDILYDGSTIRYFDAPRINTKNTHGTGCTFSAAIASQLARGRNLHTAVEKAKAYVTMAIRHSLAIGKGCGPTHHFHDLYKHGLREETNTEAAILCQKQGGIDES from the coding sequence ATGAAAAAGGTTTTGAGCATTGCCGGGTCCGACTGCAGTGGTGGCGCAGGGATTCAGGCGGATTTAAAAACGTTTTCTGCACAAGGGGTATTTGGTATGAGCGTTATCGCCTCCGTAGTGGCGGAAAACACAAGCAGAGTACTGGATATTCAGAATGTCACGCCGGATATGGTTGGCAGACAGATGGATGCTGTTTTTGAAGATATAGAAGTGGACGCCGTCAAGATCGGGATGCTTTCTGCGTCTGAGAATATGAACGAAGTCGCGAAAAAACTGAGAGAGTATAATCCTCCTCATGTAGTGATCGATCCTGTTATGTATGCCAAAAACGGCTGCCCTTTGATGGCACCGGCCTCAATACGGACGCTGATCGAGCGGATAATTCCACTTGCCGAGGTACTGACGCCGAATATTCCGGAGGCGGAAAAAATCACAGGAACTAAAATTGAGTCACTTGCAGATATGGAACACGCGGCAAAACAAATCTGCACAATGGGTTGCAAAGCGGTTGTCGTCAAGGGTGGCCATGCCCAGCACAGCGCAGTCGATATTTTATATGACGGCAGTACGATCCGTTATTTTGATGCGCCGCGCATTAATACGAAAAATACACATGGCACGGGCTGCACCTTTTCGGCGGCGATCGCTTCCCAGCTTGCCAGAGGAAGGAATCTGCACACTGCGGTTGAGAAAGCAAAGGCTTATGTGACGATGGCGATCCGGCATTCTCTTGCCATCGGGAAAGGCTGTGGCCCGACCCATCATTTCCATGATCTCTATAAACACGGACTGAGAGAGGAAACGAACACAGAGGCAGCGATATTATGTCAAAAGCAGGGAGGCATCGATGAAAGTTGA